In one window of Enterobacteriaceae endosymbiont of Plateumaris rustica DNA:
- the rnhA gene encoding ribonuclease HI, with protein MYKNIKIFTDGSCIYNPGPGGYAAIIKYHTYEKIFTQGFFFTTNNRMELMASIIALESLKRYFNINIITDSKYLKKGITIWINNWKKYGWICSNKKPVKNIDLWKRLDLALINHNIKWYWIKGHNGNIKNEKCDQLARFSAQNPQYEDIGYMNIIKK; from the coding sequence ATGTACAAAAACATAAAAATTTTTACTGATGGTTCTTGTATTTATAATCCTGGACCTGGAGGATATGCTGCTATAATTAAATATCATACATATGAAAAAATTTTTACCCAAGGTTTTTTTTTTACTACAAATAATAGAATGGAATTAATGGCTTCTATTATAGCATTAGAATCTTTAAAAAGATATTTTAACATAAATATTATAACGGATAGTAAATATTTAAAAAAAGGTATAACTATTTGGATAAATAATTGGAAAAAATATGGATGGATATGTTCTAATAAAAAACCAGTAAAAAATATTGATTTATGGAAAAGATTAGATTTAGCATTAATTAATCATAATATTAAATGGTATTGGATTAAGGGACATAATGGAAATATTAAAAATGAAAAATGTGATCAATTAGCTCGTTTTTCTGCTCAAAATCCTCAATATGAAGATATTGGATATATGAATATAATAAAAAAATAA
- a CDS encoding mechanosensitive ion channel domain-containing protein, translating into MNKLTHSINFLKNWIIYNKMFIFYQSLHLCTSGCILLSGLLIIRLFTKILYNIFIVKKIDPIAIGFISNILKYLITIFVIVSTLSNMGVQTSSIIAAFGTIGLVIGLAWQSALSNLASGLLIITFRTFKIGDYINVCNNIIGQVTKVEIFSTRVKTFDGIIIAIPNGKILADNITNLSQCHEYRNKITLGLSRILISEDLNIIKKILLDTIYLDQRIIKNSKITIILDEITNISINITIFFWINDFIYKKEICSDLTNIIKQNLELYKNSCVLWINNN; encoded by the coding sequence ATGAATAAATTAACTCATAGTATAAATTTTTTAAAAAATTGGATTATATATAATAAAATGTTTATTTTTTATCAATCATTACATTTATGTACATCAGGTTGTATTTTATTATCTGGACTATTAATAATTCGATTATTTACAAAAATTTTATATAATATTTTTATTGTAAAAAAAATAGATCCTATTGCTATAGGATTTATTTCAAATATTTTAAAATATCTTATTACAATTTTTGTAATAGTTAGTACATTAAGTAATATGGGAGTACAAACATCTTCAATAATTGCCGCTTTTGGTACAATAGGTTTAGTTATTGGTTTAGCTTGGCAAAGTGCATTATCAAATTTAGCATCAGGATTATTAATTATTACTTTTCGTACATTTAAAATAGGTGATTATATAAATGTTTGTAATAATATCATTGGTCAAGTAACTAAAGTGGAAATTTTTTCTACTCGTGTAAAAACATTTGATGGTATCATTATAGCAATACCTAATGGTAAAATATTAGCGGATAATATTACCAATCTTTCACAATGTCATGAATATCGTAATAAAATTACTTTAGGACTTTCTAGAATATTAATAAGTGAAGATTTAAATATAATAAAAAAAATATTATTAGATACAATTTATTTAGATCAAAGAATAATTAAAAATTCTAAAATTACTATTATTTTAGATGAAATTACTAATATTTCAATTAATATTACAATATTTTTTTGGATTAATGATTTTATTTACAAAAAAGAAATATGTTCTGATTTAACAAATATAATTAAACAAAATTTAGAATTATATAAAAATTCATGTGTATTATGGATTAATAATAATTAA
- the fbaA gene encoding class II fructose-bisphosphate aldolase, with the protein MSKILNYVKPGVVVSHDVQTIFKIAKENKFALPAINCIGTDSINIVLETAAKVKSPVIIQFSLGGASFIAGKALQIQNSQLASIIGAVSGAHHVHKIAQYYGIPVILHTDHCTRKTLSWIDGLLDENEKYYSLNGKPLFSSHMIDLSKDSIKDNINICSKYFQRMSKMNITLEIELGCTGGEEDGLDNSHLEKKLLYTDPKDVNYAYEQLNSISSQFIIAASFGNVHGVYESGNVQLLPKILKHSQNFISKKHNLIHNPINFVFHGGSGSSQKEIKESIDYGVVKMNIDTDTQWASWKGVLKFYKEHKKYLQKQLGNPKGLNKPNKKYYDPRSWIRASQISMGKRLERTFQELNAINIL; encoded by the coding sequence ATGTCTAAAATTTTAAATTATGTAAAACCAGGTGTTGTTGTTAGTCATGATGTACAAACTATATTTAAAATAGCAAAAGAAAATAAATTTGCTTTACCTGCAATAAATTGTATAGGTACTGATTCTATTAATATAGTTTTAGAAACAGCAGCTAAGGTTAAATCACCAGTAATTATTCAATTTTCTCTTGGTGGCGCTTCTTTTATTGCAGGTAAGGCATTACAAATTCAAAATTCTCAATTAGCATCTATTATAGGAGCTGTATCTGGAGCACATCATGTACATAAAATTGCTCAATATTATGGAATACCAGTAATACTCCATACAGATCATTGTACTAGAAAAACTTTATCTTGGATAGACGGTTTATTAGATGAAAATGAAAAATATTATTCATTAAATGGAAAACCTTTATTTTCTTCTCATATGATTGATTTATCAAAAGATTCTATAAAAGATAATATTAATATATGTAGTAAATATTTTCAAAGAATGTCTAAAATGAATATAACATTAGAAATAGAATTAGGTTGTACGGGGGGTGAAGAAGATGGTTTAGATAATAGTCATTTGGAAAAAAAATTATTATATACTGATCCTAAAGATGTTAATTATGCTTATGAACAATTAAATTCTATTAGTTCTCAATTTATTATTGCAGCTTCATTTGGAAATGTACACGGTGTATATGAATCAGGAAATGTACAATTATTACCAAAAATTTTAAAACATTCACAAAATTTTATAAGTAAAAAACATAATCTTATTCATAATCCTATAAATTTTGTTTTTCATGGAGGTTCAGGATCTTCTCAAAAAGAGATTAAAGAATCTATAGATTATGGTGTAGTAAAAATGAATATTGATACAGATACTCAATGGGCAAGTTGGAAAGGAGTATTAAAATTTTATAAAGAACATAAAAAATATTTACAAAAACAATTAGGTAATCCAAAAGGTTTAAATAAACCAAATAAAAAGTATTATGATCCAAGATCATGGATTAGAGCATCACAAATATCAATGGGTAAAAGATTAGAAAGAACTTTTCAAGAATTAAATGCTATTAATATATTATAA
- the dnaQ gene encoding DNA polymerase III subunit epsilon produces the protein MNKLNFRQIVLDTETTGINSYPPYYKGHRIVEIGGVEIINRRITGNNFHVYINPKKIISLEALNIHGISNKFLSNKPTFNQIIDNFLDYIKNSELIIHNAQFDIDFLNYEFSLLKKNILKIENMCSVIDTLKISRKLFPGKRNSLNSLCTRFNIDKSNRNKHGALLDAKLLANVFLSMTSIQNSFLLEFKKNNTINTIQKKIIKRKLLVIHPTEKENKLHKLKLTFIKNKCGFHLWN, from the coding sequence ATGAATAAATTAAATTTTCGTCAAATAGTTTTAGATACAGAAACAACGGGAATAAATTCTTATCCTCCATATTATAAAGGACATCGTATTGTAGAAATAGGTGGAGTAGAAATAATAAATCGTCGTATTACTGGAAATAATTTCCATGTTTATATTAATCCTAAAAAAATAATAAGTTTGGAAGCATTAAATATTCATGGTATTAGTAATAAATTTTTATCTAATAAACCTACATTTAATCAAATTATAGATAATTTTTTAGATTATATAAAAAATTCCGAATTAATTATTCATAATGCTCAATTTGATATTGATTTTTTAAATTATGAATTCTCCTTATTAAAAAAAAATATTCTTAAAATAGAAAATATGTGTTCTGTAATAGATACATTAAAAATATCTCGTAAATTATTTCCTGGTAAACGTAATTCTTTAAATTCTTTATGTACACGTTTTAATATTGATAAAAGTAATCGTAATAAACATGGAGCTTTATTAGACGCAAAACTTTTAGCTAATGTTTTTTTATCTATGACTAGTATTCAAAATTCATTTTTACTAGAATTTAAAAAAAATAATACTATTAATACTATTCAAAAAAAAATAATAAAAAGAAAATTATTAGTAATACATCCTACTGAGAAAGAAAATAAATTACATAAATTAAAATTAACTTTTATTAAAAATAAATGTGGTTTCCATTTATGGAATTAA